The following proteins are encoded in a genomic region of Leifsonia psychrotolerans:
- a CDS encoding WhiB family transcriptional regulator gives MAIPENRSGVPDDWFVDPLQLGVPGVRAVKVGDDNPLSWQADSLCAQTDPEAFFPEKGGSTRDAKKICSSCEVKTQCLEYALSNDERFGIWGGLSERERRKLRKRAG, from the coding sequence ATGGCAATACCTGAGAATCGTTCGGGGGTGCCCGATGATTGGTTCGTCGATCCTCTTCAGTTGGGCGTGCCCGGTGTTCGCGCCGTCAAGGTCGGTGACGACAATCCTCTGTCGTGGCAAGCCGATTCCCTGTGTGCGCAGACCGATCCCGAGGCATTCTTCCCCGAAAAGGGTGGATCGACTCGAGACGCGAAGAAGATCTGCTCCTCCTGTGAGGTAAAGACCCAATGCCTCGAATACGCGCTGTCGAATGATGAGCGCTTCGGCATTTGGGGGGGCCTCTCCGAGCGCGAACGCCGCAAACTGCGCAAGCGCGCGGGCTAG
- the galE gene encoding UDP-glucose 4-epimerase GalE, which yields MAWLVTGGAGYIGSHVVRAFLAEGIDVVVIDDLSSGHAAFVPDGVPFVQGSILDAALLRRTFAESSVPITGVVHVAGFKYAGVSVQRPMHTYEQNVSATVTLLQAMHEAGVENIVFSSSAAVYGTPSTDLVTESTAKSPESPYGETKLIGEWLLRDQGIATGLRHTSLRYFNVVGSGDPELRDTSPHNLFPLIFDALVDGRTPRINGNDYNTPDGTCVRDYIHVADLAISHVAAAQRMEAGEPIEAVYNLGSGDGVSVGQIMSTVATVTGIAFEPTLAPRRAGDPDRIVASGDHAARDLKWQMRHTLEEMVQSAWTARNQASTRSE from the coding sequence ATGGCTTGGCTTGTCACAGGAGGAGCCGGTTACATCGGATCTCACGTCGTACGCGCATTTCTTGCCGAGGGCATCGACGTCGTCGTCATCGACGATCTGTCGAGTGGCCACGCGGCGTTCGTGCCGGATGGCGTGCCGTTCGTGCAGGGTAGTATTCTCGACGCAGCGCTGCTGCGGCGTACCTTCGCCGAGAGTTCCGTGCCGATCACCGGTGTCGTGCACGTCGCGGGTTTCAAGTATGCGGGGGTGTCGGTGCAGCGGCCGATGCACACCTACGAGCAGAACGTATCGGCCACCGTCACACTGTTGCAGGCCATGCACGAGGCGGGCGTCGAGAACATCGTCTTCTCCTCGAGTGCCGCCGTTTACGGCACCCCGAGCACCGATCTCGTGACCGAGAGCACGGCAAAGAGCCCTGAGTCGCCCTATGGCGAGACCAAGCTGATCGGCGAATGGTTGCTGCGTGATCAAGGAATCGCCACCGGACTGCGACACACGAGTCTGCGCTACTTCAACGTCGTGGGATCCGGTGACCCGGAACTTCGCGACACCAGCCCCCACAACCTCTTTCCGCTTATCTTCGACGCACTCGTCGACGGGCGAACGCCGCGCATCAACGGAAATGACTACAACACACCAGACGGCACCTGCGTGCGGGACTACATCCACGTTGCCGACCTGGCGATCTCGCATGTCGCCGCGGCCCAGAGAATGGAAGCCGGCGAGCCGATTGAGGCGGTCTACAACCTCGGTAGCGGTGACGGTGTCTCCGTTGGCCAAATCATGTCGACGGTGGCAACCGTCACTGGAATCGCCTTCGAACCCACTCTCGCGCCGCGCCGTGCGGGGGATCCCGACCGTATCGTTGCCTCAGGCGACCATGCGGCCCGCGACCTCAAATGGCAGATGCGACACACCCTCGAAGAGATGGTTCAAAGCGCATGGACAGCTAGAAATCAGGCTTCAACTCGTTCCGAGTGA
- the manA gene encoding mannose-6-phosphate isomerase, class I, translated as MFVGITNSPRPYAWGSTTAIAGLLGYPASGEPEAELWLGAHAGAPATIIDPAQVGGALTLADWIAADPEQALGSNAVASFGARLPFLLKILAAAGPLSLQAHPSMRQARDGFDRENAAGLPLDAPERNYRDAFHKPELIVALSERFEALCGFRPRDSVAQIMAELRALDAASDTPQVGALDALESRLAGVGGVQAAVDWLLRDGRGGDSGEVAWLVERVVALAEHAAYLAEGGAHIGFAVEFETVRSLAASYPGDPGIVLSLLLNRISLTRGEALYLPAGNIHAYLSGLGIELMAASDNVLRGGLTPKHVDVDELLAVLDFTPGPVPLLMPSSRSTPGVTVYAPEIPDFELIQIEAGTDAALAAAAPAAPAPALPVPLRQFALTGPAIALCTAGGFLVAGAASSVVLKRGESVFITPDEGTLTFAGAGEVFLATVGN; from the coding sequence ATGTTTGTGGGCATCACTAATTCGCCGCGTCCGTACGCGTGGGGTTCGACGACCGCAATCGCGGGGCTGCTCGGGTATCCGGCATCGGGGGAACCCGAGGCCGAACTCTGGCTCGGGGCGCACGCCGGGGCGCCGGCCACGATCATCGATCCTGCCCAGGTCGGGGGCGCGCTCACCCTGGCGGACTGGATCGCAGCCGACCCCGAGCAGGCGCTCGGATCGAACGCGGTGGCGTCATTCGGCGCGCGTCTGCCATTTCTCCTCAAAATCCTCGCTGCGGCCGGTCCGCTCTCGTTGCAAGCGCATCCGTCGATGCGACAAGCCAGAGACGGCTTTGACCGTGAGAACGCTGCGGGTCTTCCACTCGACGCCCCCGAGCGCAACTATCGGGATGCATTTCACAAGCCCGAGCTCATCGTCGCGCTGAGCGAGCGCTTTGAGGCGCTCTGCGGCTTTCGACCCCGGGACTCGGTGGCCCAGATTATGGCCGAACTGCGTGCCCTCGATGCGGCATCCGACACCCCACAGGTTGGGGCTCTCGACGCGCTCGAATCGCGTCTCGCCGGCGTGGGTGGTGTGCAGGCGGCCGTCGACTGGTTGTTACGCGATGGGCGCGGTGGCGACAGCGGTGAAGTGGCGTGGCTGGTCGAACGCGTGGTGGCGCTCGCCGAGCACGCCGCCTACCTGGCCGAGGGTGGTGCACACATCGGCTTCGCTGTCGAGTTTGAGACCGTGCGTAGCCTGGCGGCGTCCTACCCGGGGGATCCGGGCATCGTGCTCTCGCTCCTGTTGAACCGGATCTCCCTCACGCGCGGAGAAGCGCTCTACCTTCCGGCCGGCAACATCCACGCATATCTTTCGGGTCTCGGAATCGAATTGATGGCAGCCTCAGACAATGTTCTGCGTGGCGGTCTCACCCCGAAACACGTCGACGTCGACGAGTTGCTTGCGGTGCTCGACTTCACCCCGGGTCCGGTGCCCCTGTTGATGCCCTCGTCGCGTTCGACACCGGGAGTGACGGTGTATGCGCCCGAGATACCCGACTTCGAACTGATTCAGATCGAGGCGGGAACGGATGCTGCGCTCGCCGCCGCGGCTCCGGCCGCTCCTGCTCCCGCGCTCCCGGTACCGCTGCGTCAGTTCGCTCTCACCGGGCCTGCGATTGCGCTCTGCACCGCCGGCGGATTTCTCGTGGCCGGCGCCGCCTCATCCGTCGTGCTGAAGCGCGGCGAATCGGTCTTCATCACGCCCGACGAGGGCACGCTCACCTTTGCGGGTGCCGGAGAGGTTTTTCTTGCGACGGTCGGGAATTAG
- a CDS encoding acyl-CoA dehydrogenase family protein produces the protein MTFELLGGDFYGYANLLSEQEKTALSDLRDYLDTEVRPIVNDFWNRGEFPFEVVKPLAALGVYSFGWDETKPFENSAVFRGFVALELARIDASVATFRGVQDGLAMGSISATGSVEQRAEWLPKMASGEIVGAFGLTEPLSGSDAAKGLRTTATREGENWTLNGSKRWIGNATFSDVTIIWAKDVADGQVKGFIVPTDTAGYTATKIEGKISLRSVQNADIVLENVVVPERNRLQNAHSFTDTARVLRLTRADVSWAAVGIAMGAYEAAVAYSTSRVQFGKPIGGHQLVQDLLVKSLGNITASLGMVVRVSQMLDEGTQRDEHSALAKLYTTSRMRETVAWCRELFGGNGITLDHDVARFFSDAEAIYSYEGTQEMNTLIVGRAITGQAAFV, from the coding sequence ATGACATTTGAGCTACTCGGCGGCGATTTCTATGGGTATGCGAACCTGCTGAGCGAGCAGGAAAAGACGGCGCTGTCTGACTTGCGTGACTACCTCGACACCGAGGTTCGGCCGATCGTGAACGACTTTTGGAATCGTGGGGAGTTTCCCTTCGAAGTCGTGAAGCCTTTGGCCGCGCTCGGCGTCTATTCCTTTGGCTGGGATGAGACGAAGCCGTTCGAGAACTCGGCCGTCTTCCGAGGCTTCGTGGCTCTCGAGCTCGCACGAATCGACGCCTCCGTTGCCACATTCCGTGGCGTGCAGGATGGCCTCGCCATGGGCTCGATCTCGGCCACGGGCTCTGTCGAGCAGCGCGCAGAATGGTTGCCGAAGATGGCGAGCGGAGAAATCGTGGGTGCCTTCGGACTCACCGAACCCCTCTCGGGTTCTGACGCGGCGAAGGGTCTGCGCACGACGGCCACGCGTGAGGGAGAGAACTGGACGCTGAATGGTTCTAAGCGGTGGATCGGCAACGCCACGTTCTCGGATGTGACGATCATCTGGGCGAAGGATGTCGCCGACGGTCAGGTCAAGGGTTTCATTGTGCCGACCGATACGGCCGGATATACCGCGACCAAAATCGAAGGAAAAATAAGCCTCCGTTCGGTACAGAACGCCGACATCGTGCTTGAGAACGTGGTCGTTCCCGAGCGCAATCGGCTCCAGAACGCCCACTCCTTCACCGACACCGCGCGCGTGTTGCGTCTAACGCGCGCTGACGTGTCCTGGGCCGCGGTCGGTATCGCGATGGGTGCCTACGAGGCAGCAGTCGCCTATTCGACCTCCCGGGTGCAGTTCGGCAAACCGATCGGCGGCCACCAGCTGGTGCAAGATCTGCTGGTGAAGAGCCTCGGAAACATCACCGCCAGCCTCGGCATGGTGGTGCGGGTATCACAGATGCTCGACGAGGGCACCCAGCGCGACGAGCACTCGGCCCTCGCCAAGTTGTACACGACGTCACGGATGCGCGAGACCGTGGCCTGGTGCCGCGAGCTCTTCGGCGGCAACGGCATCACCCTTGACCACGACGTCGCCCGGTTCTTCTCCGATGCAGAGGCCATCTACTCCTACGAAGGCACCCAGGAGATGAACACGCTCATTGTCGGACGGGCGATCACAGGTCAGGCCGCGTTCGTCTAA